One Edaphobacter flagellatus genomic region harbors:
- the tilS gene encoding tRNA lysidine(34) synthetase TilS yields the protein MAQSTSLPFNREHISPGDRLCVAVSGGADSVALLLALHEANAAPRNALGVGLSAAHVHHGIRSAAESDADLAFVRNLCIQLDVPLHIHHADVPARASENRETLEEAAREVRYSYFHSLIASGHADSILTAHTLDDQAETVLMKLLRGAWTEGLSAIHPVVEVSATASRPGDSASRSGKILRPLLATRRSEIESFLRERAQSWCTDSTNADTTYTRNRIRHELLPLLRTFNPSINQTLANLAEIAREEEVRWQAELTRILPQLLLPGKPVRGGGRTVSTSTDSSAVAIEIERLRTLDPALRRRVLRAAARQLGSRLSFDDTTRLLALAGFASLPTVAARTGSAVHLANGLRAKRSLREVRLSREPQVL from the coding sequence ATGGCTCAATCTACATCTCTTCCCTTCAATCGCGAACACATCTCCCCAGGCGACCGCCTCTGCGTAGCTGTTTCCGGCGGGGCCGACTCTGTCGCCCTTCTCCTCGCACTTCATGAAGCCAATGCAGCACCCCGCAACGCACTGGGTGTCGGGCTCTCCGCAGCTCACGTCCACCACGGTATCCGGTCGGCTGCCGAATCCGATGCAGATCTCGCTTTCGTCCGGAACCTCTGCATTCAGCTCGACGTTCCGCTGCACATCCACCATGCCGATGTCCCTGCTCGCGCATCAGAAAACCGCGAGACTCTGGAAGAGGCTGCACGCGAGGTCCGCTATAGCTACTTTCATTCGCTGATTGCCTCTGGTCATGCCGACTCCATACTCACAGCTCATACCCTCGACGATCAGGCTGAAACCGTCCTGATGAAGCTCCTCCGCGGAGCCTGGACGGAAGGCCTCTCCGCTATCCATCCCGTTGTCGAAGTCAGTGCCACGGCCTCGCGTCCCGGCGATTCAGCCTCGCGCAGCGGCAAGATCCTCCGCCCTCTGCTCGCTACACGCCGCTCCGAAATTGAGTCCTTCCTTCGCGAACGCGCTCAGTCATGGTGCACCGACTCTACCAACGCCGACACTACATACACCCGCAACCGCATCCGGCATGAGCTTCTTCCCCTGCTACGAACGTTCAACCCTTCCATCAACCAGACGCTTGCGAACCTCGCCGAAATCGCCCGCGAGGAAGAGGTACGCTGGCAAGCCGAGCTCACCCGCATCCTCCCCCAACTCTTATTGCCTGGCAAACCTGTCCGCGGAGGCGGCCGCACCGTATCCACCTCTACCGACTCATCCGCAGTCGCGATTGAGATCGAGCGGCTTCGCACACTTGACCCCGCCCTCCGTCGCCGCGTCCTCCGCGCCGCCGCACGTCAGCTTGGCTCTCGCCTTTCCTTCGACGACACGACCCGCCTGCTTGCTCTTGCCGGATTTGCCTCTCTGCCGACCGTGGCTGCCAGAACTGGCTCAGCTGTCCATCTGGCCAACGGCCTGCGCGCTAAGCGGTCGCTCCGTGAGGTGCGGCTCTCCCGAGAACCACAAGTCCTGTAG
- the ftsH gene encoding ATP-dependent zinc metalloprotease FtsH, whose translation MNSTVKQILIWVFMITCVVFLWQFVVKGTGAGQTKDISLTTLLNDADQGKISEVTVNGSEVTGKYRDGNAQFHTTIPANYPDMYKTLRDHGVNITIKDQNSNAWIGFLIQLAPFALILGVWFFLIRQMQSGGNKAMSFGKSRARLLSMQQKKITFKDVAGVDEAKEELKEIIEFLREAQKFQRLGGRIPKGVLLVGPPGTGKTLLARAVAGEANVPFFSISGSDFVEMFVGVGASRVRDLFEQGKKNAPCIIFIDEIDAVGRHRGAGLGGGHDEREQTLNQLLVEMDGFESNDGVILVAATNRPDVLDPALLRPGRFDRRVVVDRPDIRGREEVLKVHSKKVPMAEDVDLNVLARGTPGFSGADLANMVNEAALTAARYNRKAVHMYDFEVAKDKVMMGAERKSMLLTDEEKRVTAYHEAGHTLVSALRDHSDPLHKVTIIPRGMALGVTVYLPEEDQHTVTKEYLETRLATLMGGRCAEEIFLGKMTTGAGNDIERITELARKMVCEFGMSKLGPMTYGKKEEQIFLGREIAQHRDYSDETAKQIDAEVRSFVDTAYQSAYNLLNTNQDIMHRLAAALLERETLDANEIKLIIEGKELPPMKSALAAVDPGSGGEAQKILKPESGRKPGFGEGQPSPA comes from the coding sequence TTGAACTCGACCGTAAAGCAAATTCTGATCTGGGTCTTCATGATCACCTGCGTGGTGTTCCTGTGGCAGTTCGTCGTCAAGGGAACGGGCGCCGGCCAGACCAAGGACATCAGCCTCACCACACTGCTGAATGACGCCGATCAGGGCAAGATCTCCGAGGTCACAGTCAACGGCTCCGAGGTCACAGGCAAGTATCGTGACGGCAACGCCCAGTTTCACACCACCATTCCGGCCAACTATCCGGACATGTACAAGACGCTGCGCGATCACGGCGTCAATATCACCATCAAGGACCAGAACTCGAATGCATGGATCGGCTTCCTGATCCAGCTCGCACCTTTCGCTTTGATCCTCGGCGTCTGGTTCTTCCTGATTCGCCAGATGCAGTCCGGCGGCAACAAGGCGATGAGTTTTGGTAAGTCGCGAGCCCGCCTGCTCTCGATGCAGCAGAAGAAGATCACCTTCAAGGACGTCGCTGGTGTAGATGAGGCTAAGGAAGAGCTCAAGGAGATCATTGAGTTCCTTCGCGAGGCCCAGAAGTTCCAGCGCCTCGGCGGACGTATTCCCAAGGGTGTTCTGCTCGTCGGACCTCCAGGAACCGGTAAGACCCTGCTCGCCCGCGCTGTTGCCGGCGAAGCCAACGTTCCCTTCTTCTCGATCTCCGGTTCAGACTTCGTCGAGATGTTCGTCGGCGTCGGCGCAAGCCGCGTCCGTGACCTGTTTGAGCAAGGCAAAAAGAACGCTCCCTGCATCATCTTCATCGACGAAATCGACGCTGTTGGCCGTCACCGTGGTGCTGGCCTGGGTGGCGGACACGACGAGCGGGAGCAAACCCTGAATCAGCTTCTGGTTGAAATGGACGGTTTCGAGTCCAATGACGGCGTTATCCTCGTTGCCGCAACCAATCGGCCTGACGTTCTCGATCCCGCGCTTCTCCGTCCCGGCCGTTTCGACCGCCGCGTCGTCGTCGATCGCCCGGATATTCGCGGCCGCGAAGAGGTCTTGAAGGTCCACTCGAAGAAAGTTCCCATGGCTGAGGACGTTGATCTGAACGTGCTGGCTCGTGGGACCCCGGGCTTCTCTGGTGCCGACCTGGCCAACATGGTCAACGAGGCTGCCCTCACCGCTGCTCGCTATAACCGCAAGGCCGTACATATGTATGACTTTGAGGTTGCTAAAGACAAGGTGATGATGGGTGCAGAGCGCAAGTCGATGCTTCTGACCGATGAAGAGAAGCGCGTCACCGCCTACCACGAGGCTGGCCACACGCTTGTCTCTGCGTTGCGCGATCACTCCGATCCTCTGCACAAGGTCACGATCATTCCGCGTGGAATGGCTCTGGGTGTCACAGTCTATCTTCCTGAAGAAGACCAGCACACCGTGACCAAGGAGTACCTCGAGACACGCCTCGCCACCCTGATGGGCGGCCGATGCGCAGAAGAGATCTTCCTTGGCAAGATGACTACCGGTGCCGGCAACGACATCGAGCGCATCACCGAGCTCGCCCGCAAGATGGTCTGCGAGTTCGGCATGTCGAAGCTTGGGCCGATGACCTACGGCAAGAAGGAAGAGCAGATCTTCCTCGGCCGTGAGATCGCCCAGCACCGCGACTATTCCGACGAGACAGCCAAGCAGATCGACGCTGAGGTTCGCAGCTTCGTCGATACGGCGTATCAGTCGGCCTACAACCTGCTCAACACCAACCAGGACATCATGCACCGGCTCGCCGCCGCCCTGCTGGAGCGCGAAACACTCGACGCTAACGAGATCAAGCTGATCATCGAAGGCAAGGAGCTTCCGCCCATGAAGTCCGCTCTGGCCGCTGTCGATCCCGGTTCGGGAGGCGAGGCGCAGAAGATCCTCAAGCCCGAGTCAGGCCGCAAGCCCGGCTTCGGCGAGGGCCAGCCTTCACCGGCATAA